Proteins encoded together in one Streptomyces sp. NA04227 window:
- a CDS encoding DUF6412 domain-containing protein, whose protein sequence is MSTGRVSASRSGPAYSVPARGLAYLRRLFAVLVLVLSDVLLVESGMLTAAVALAATAAVGSALVLCAVHAARSAPAVPRARVRTALRDRAMRTAFLSQRDPDARGRRRPRAPGGRSLVTAAA, encoded by the coding sequence GTGAGTACCGGACGCGTTTCCGCCTCCCGGTCCGGACCGGCTTACTCGGTGCCCGCGCGCGGGCTGGCGTACCTGCGGCGGCTGTTCGCCGTGTTGGTGCTCGTCCTCTCCGATGTGCTGCTCGTCGAGTCGGGCATGCTCACCGCCGCCGTGGCCCTGGCCGCCACCGCGGCCGTCGGTTCCGCCCTGGTGCTCTGTGCGGTGCACGCCGCACGCAGCGCGCCCGCCGTGCCTCGCGCACGTGTCCGTACCGCGCTCAGAGACCGCGCGATGCGTACCGCCTTCCTCTCGCAACGCGATCCGGATGCCCGCGGTCGCCGCAGGCCCCGTGCTCCGGGCGGCCGCTCCCTGGTGACGGCCGCCGCCTGA
- a CDS encoding SEC-C metal-binding domain-containing protein, whose amino-acid sequence MRPDTSADSVDHIAEAERLERTAGLYPEDAEQLLLQAAAHLELAGARERASKLYDLLLAASPAVPLERPDLVKALKAANLWEYGHEAEARANLDGVRLAAPRAAAPWVIAAEAYEAHDDLEAAHQTFSEGAQRLLSAEPPAEKDLQPLLVGRHRVRRLMGSEHDEWDRLAQERHAGPVPLDELHDPKRIWSLGSNNPEELQAEISRLHAELGAYRAALSRPFPVAVLHWPADELSELTDSYPTLADEYPSHEAHLAAIESALRELAASGTQNIGIVSATVPSYEAFAASEGASPADTELLPLYATTLAARGRAVAWPPTSTEDCWCGSGRAYGECHGVI is encoded by the coding sequence ATGCGCCCCGACACGTCAGCAGATTCTGTCGACCACATCGCCGAAGCCGAACGCCTGGAGCGCACTGCCGGGCTCTACCCAGAAGACGCGGAACAGCTCCTGTTGCAGGCGGCTGCCCACCTGGAACTCGCGGGTGCCCGGGAACGGGCGAGCAAGCTGTACGACCTCCTGCTCGCGGCGTCGCCCGCGGTGCCGCTGGAGCGTCCCGACCTGGTCAAGGCCCTGAAGGCGGCCAACCTGTGGGAGTACGGCCACGAGGCCGAGGCCCGCGCGAACCTGGACGGGGTGCGGCTGGCGGCGCCCCGTGCGGCGGCGCCCTGGGTGATCGCGGCGGAGGCGTACGAGGCGCACGACGACCTGGAGGCGGCGCACCAGACCTTCAGCGAGGGCGCCCAGCGACTGCTCTCGGCCGAGCCGCCCGCCGAGAAGGACCTCCAGCCGCTGCTCGTGGGACGGCACCGGGTGCGCAGGCTGATGGGCTCCGAACACGACGAGTGGGACCGACTGGCGCAGGAGCGCCACGCTGGCCCGGTCCCCCTGGACGAACTGCACGACCCGAAGCGCATCTGGTCCCTGGGCTCGAACAACCCCGAGGAACTCCAGGCCGAAATCTCCCGCCTCCACGCCGAACTCGGCGCCTACCGCGCGGCCTTGTCCCGCCCCTTCCCGGTAGCGGTCCTCCACTGGCCGGCCGACGAACTCTCCGAACTCACCGACTCGTACCCGACCCTGGCCGACGAATACCCCTCCCACGAGGCCCACTTGGCCGCCATAGAGTCGGCCCTCCGCGAACTGGCCGCCTCGGGCACGCAGAACATCGGCATCGTCTCGGCGACGGTCCCGTCGTACGAAGCCTTCGCGGCTTCGGAGGGGGCTTCGCCTGCGGATACGGAGCTGTTGCCGCTGTATGCGACGACGTTGGCGGCACGGGGGCGGGCGGTGGCTTGGCCGCCGACGTCGACGGAGGATTGCTGGTGTGGGTCTGGGCGGGCTTATGGGGAGTGCCACGGGGTGATCTGA
- a CDS encoding NaeI family type II restriction endonuclease, with translation MREEQEMLPELRDLSAANHIATTGEGEDSELTIVAERILSLDPHGDRFAAVLRDTIDQLLNGEVTGRYDWKDLFKTERTHAGTLVEINLQREFRRSDEFLDGTKMDYRIAGIEVDCKYSQKFGSWMIPPEAMGHLCLLVWADDYKSQWSAGLMRIRDEWLNPGSNRDMKLTVKAEHRNKAIWLWRNAPLPENTLLHMDPEDRSLVFSHPSGQARLNELFRRAQNRRIGRNVVRTVAQQKDYMKRVRGNGGARSRLRDEGIIIMGDYESHRKVARALNLPVPLEGQFVSTRVVRANPTHAESAVALIDGEYWTVATHGDPKECAPVLPETKKSP, from the coding sequence GTGCGCGAGGAACAAGAGATGCTCCCCGAATTACGGGACCTCTCGGCCGCCAACCACATCGCCACAACCGGAGAAGGAGAGGACTCCGAGTTAACAATTGTTGCAGAACGAATTCTGAGCTTGGATCCGCACGGCGATCGGTTCGCCGCCGTCCTGAGAGACACCATAGATCAACTTTTGAATGGAGAAGTAACGGGCCGCTACGACTGGAAGGATCTTTTCAAGACCGAGAGAACTCACGCCGGGACCCTCGTCGAAATAAATCTACAACGAGAGTTTCGCAGAAGCGATGAGTTCCTGGACGGCACGAAGATGGATTACCGAATCGCCGGCATCGAGGTGGACTGCAAGTACTCTCAGAAATTTGGGTCGTGGATGATCCCCCCGGAAGCCATGGGCCACCTTTGCCTGCTCGTATGGGCAGATGACTATAAATCCCAGTGGAGTGCCGGCCTCATGCGCATCAGAGATGAGTGGCTGAACCCTGGAAGTAATCGCGACATGAAGCTCACCGTCAAGGCCGAGCACCGTAACAAAGCAATATGGCTCTGGCGTAACGCTCCCCTCCCCGAGAACACGCTACTTCACATGGACCCCGAAGATCGCAGCCTAGTGTTCTCTCACCCATCAGGCCAAGCGCGCCTCAATGAACTATTTCGCCGGGCCCAGAACCGCAGAATCGGCCGGAATGTGGTGAGAACCGTAGCCCAACAGAAGGACTACATGAAGAGGGTTCGCGGAAACGGCGGCGCCCGTTCGCGGCTCCGTGACGAGGGAATCATCATTATGGGTGACTACGAGAGTCACAGGAAGGTAGCCCGGGCACTCAACCTTCCTGTACCGCTTGAGGGGCAGTTTGTCAGCACTCGGGTTGTGCGGGCCAATCCGACGCACGCCGAATCGGCAGTAGCGCTGATCGATGGAGAGTACTGGACGGTCGCTACACACGGCGACCCGAAAGAGTGCGCCCCAGTCCTGCCGGAAACAAAAAAGTCGCCGTAA
- a CDS encoding NgoMIV family type II restriction endonuclease translates to MTAPVWLHPLFAWKNSSNKKVLEACGKAFAPNIADVDNKRSLLIARSVFDDLQVTRLINANSSEAKEENRGTALENAVTEEIEAQLSLKAPHTSYNVARGVDVWTYEQYKHLSELRKILSDTPSLRVTLGTDYQITPDITVGIGIPGNPLHAVISCKWTLRSDRAQNIRHEFNLLVRSRRGRAPHLVAVTAEPLPSRLASLTRGTGEIDSVYHVAFNEMQKAVTAHGSIRHNRNVPSQLEYWQEMTEQNRLRDFNDLVSDLLRY, encoded by the coding sequence TTGACAGCACCCGTTTGGCTGCACCCTCTCTTCGCCTGGAAGAATTCCAGCAATAAGAAGGTACTGGAGGCTTGCGGAAAGGCGTTTGCACCGAATATTGCTGACGTTGACAACAAGCGAAGCCTACTTATCGCGAGATCTGTTTTTGACGACCTCCAGGTGACTCGCCTTATTAACGCGAACTCCAGTGAAGCGAAGGAAGAGAATAGGGGTACCGCACTTGAGAACGCCGTGACCGAAGAGATTGAAGCTCAGCTTTCACTCAAGGCCCCTCACACCTCTTACAACGTGGCCCGCGGCGTGGACGTTTGGACCTACGAGCAGTACAAACACCTTTCCGAGCTCCGCAAAATCTTGTCCGACACCCCCAGCCTGAGAGTCACCCTCGGGACCGACTATCAGATCACTCCTGACATCACTGTAGGGATCGGCATTCCGGGAAATCCTCTCCACGCAGTAATCTCCTGCAAATGGACACTGCGTTCTGACCGCGCTCAAAATATCCGGCATGAATTCAACTTGCTTGTCCGGTCACGTCGAGGGCGCGCCCCCCATCTGGTTGCCGTCACTGCCGAGCCACTCCCAAGCCGACTTGCTTCACTCACGCGCGGCACAGGGGAAATCGACAGCGTGTACCACGTGGCCTTCAATGAGATGCAGAAGGCCGTAACGGCCCATGGATCAATCCGTCACAATCGGAACGTGCCATCACAATTGGAGTACTGGCAGGAAATGACTGAACAGAACCGTTTGAGAGACTTCAACGATCTAGTCAGTGATCTATTGAGATACTGA
- a CDS encoding very short patch repair endonuclease, producing MPPAGSWASSAGRRRNMQAIRSRDTKPERLVRSLLHAQGLRYRVAAQPLRNLRRTADIVFRPAEVAVFIDGCYWHGCPEHYVPPRTNEGYWSAKVERNMARDRDTDSKLKAAGWLVLRFWEHEAPEECALRIAAEVSKRRPPSPGRGNR from the coding sequence ATTCCGCCTGCCGGCTCATGGGCTTCCTCAGCCGGCCGTAGGCGGAACATGCAGGCGATCCGGAGCCGAGATACAAAACCGGAGCGGCTAGTTCGCAGCCTGCTGCACGCCCAGGGATTGCGATACCGGGTCGCCGCCCAGCCTCTCCGCAATCTGCGACGCACAGCGGACATCGTCTTCCGTCCTGCGGAAGTCGCTGTTTTCATTGACGGGTGCTACTGGCACGGCTGCCCCGAGCACTACGTGCCACCGAGGACCAACGAGGGGTATTGGTCAGCGAAGGTCGAGCGCAACATGGCCAGGGATCGGGATACTGACAGCAAGCTCAAGGCAGCTGGCTGGCTGGTCCTGCGGTTTTGGGAGCACGAGGCTCCGGAGGAATGCGCCCTTCGCATCGCTGCCGAAGTAAGCAAACGACGCCCACCGAGCCCCGGCCGAGGAAATCGCTGA